The following is a genomic window from Bubalus bubalis isolate 160015118507 breed Murrah chromosome 6, NDDB_SH_1, whole genome shotgun sequence.
AACCAGATCAAAACAGAGTCGGATTTTAAAAACTCTCCAAATAGGCTCTGATGTAGCCTCCTGTATTTCCCCCCATATTCTGAGCCCCCTTTGCATGAAGTATATCTGGAGTTCCTAGCTGGCAGCAGGAGGAACGAAATGGGCCAGGGCAGGATGAAGTTCTAAGTCCCCTGGGTCCTGCATCAGTCCTTCGTTGTCTCATTTCCACACGTAAGTCACTCGATTTAAGACCAGGAAGATGGTCATCCGCTCCAACCACGCCAattaacagaatgggaaaagcaGGTGGCAGAGAGGAATGCCTCATACCCACAGGGAGCTGAACGGTAGACCCAAATTTAGAACTCACACAGGCTGACTCCCTGAGCCCTGATCTTTCTGCACGCCACGGCAGCCAACTAAAATTGCCAATACCTTAAAGTTGCCAAGGTACATAGTATCAGTTTGCATCCCAACACGTTCTAACATTCCAGACCAGGCTGTGGAGGCAACCTGTGAGGAGAGCACGTTCCCCACGCTGCCCCCGGCAAACGTTTGAGTGCTGTGAACACACACGGACAGGAGGCCACCTCCGGGCTCTCACACGCAGACCCTCACTCACACTTGGTCCACACAcagcggggaggggcgggggggcgCACTGCTGCTTACAGAGTGGACCAGATCTTTCCCACACTGCACAAACATCTCCACCTTTACATCTAAAGCCCCGTATGCATCTAGAAGGGGGCACCTTCAACTCACCCATCAACCCTCTAGCAGGCTGCCCAGGCTGTTAGATGACAGAAGTGAAGCAAAGAAAAGAGGCAACCTTGCCACTCTGAGTTCATAGCCTCATGGGAAAATGGCTTATAATGAGCAAATGGTGTTGAGTAATCCACCATTTATGTTTTAGTCATTTGTTAAAAATAGCACCAACCATTTAAAACAATATCTGGTCCCTATTCTTGGGGAGAACATATTGAGTATTTAGGCACAAAGGGACATTATGTTTGTAACTTACCTTTAAatacctcaggaaaaaaaaaacaaaaaacacatatacatgcatagacagggagggagggaattgATCAAGCAAACggaataaaatgttaacaataggAAAATCTAGATACAGGGTACATGGACGTTCTCTgcactaattttatttttgcagctttttctaagtttgaaattatgtccaaagaaaaatataaaagtatacacCATATCCCAAACCAGAAGctcaattaaaacaacaaaaatatctggTGGCAGACATTAGGCAGATGAAAAGGAAACCAAGGAGGTCATTCAGAGAGGACAGAGAACCCCAGAGCTGGGGGTGGTGGCAGCAACATGGAAAACGGACACTAAAGAGCAGACAGGGGGACAGACAGCATGGCTCCAGGTCTCGCCCACACGCCTCCACCTCTCTGGATATTCCCAAGTAAGACAGCCCGCTGAGGAATGCCAagtcaaaaaaatcttaaaaaatttttatcttgCTTGCACCAGACCCCATACGTCTTTGAGGGCACCTTCCTGGTGAGCGGAATTGTGTGGTCTTCTTGTGATGTCACCTGCGCTCGGAATGTTTATCGTCCGGACAACCCAACCAGCCTCCTGGGAGCAGCTGTGCGTGACCTCTGTACCCTTCGGTAGTCAGAACATGGAGAACTTCTCACTCCTCAGCATTTCTGGAACTCgaatctcttcctctgccctgaGCACGCTTCCTGATATTATGTCCTCACATGCCACCAGCTTGCCAGGTAAACTCTGGTGCCACTGGGCCCCCCAAAATGTGGCTCTTTGAAGCTTGTAATTGAGTACTCGACCAGATCATGTTATAGGACCTCGATTTAGTGAGAAAGTTACATTACACAcggggagaaaataatttttcaaaatgctgtGGGTGGGAGGCATTTTAATTGGAGAAAGCAGGTAAGTAGTTGctgctgtttattcattttttgcaaGTGAAGAATGGGGGAAACACTTATTGTCACACTTTTCACCCTCTGTATCTACATGGACACTCGCGGGGACAGCCTGTCTATGTAAGTTGAAGAAGAGGCTGATGAGTTCATGCAATAAAGCTGAACGTTCTGACTTGCTGTTCAAAGCATGGTCCATGGACCTGTAATGTCAGCATCTCCTGGGAGCTTGTCAGAAATGAAAAACCTCAGGCCCTACCCGAGACCcgctgagtcagaatctgcactTTTAACAATATCTCAGGAGGTTCCTACGCACATTGAAGTTTAAGTGCTGCTCCGTGGAGGAATAGCTCTCCTAAACACCCACTGCCTATACACAGGCATTTGTATCCATTTCCCAAACTGAGCACAGCTACTACTCTGAGATTTGAGGCAAGTCAGCTTTTTAAGCCAAGTATTAGCAGCCATCAGACAGCTACAGTTCATCTGAACACTCTCTGGCTATGGGTGGGAGGCACTTTTATTGGAGAAACCAGCTTTTCATCCTCAAAGGGATCTTGTAACAAAGCAACAGGGCCCATGACTCCCTCCCCTGGGCCCTGGAGGGACCCAAAAGGTGCAACGTGGAGTGAAGAGACAGaagcgcgcgcgcgcacacacacacacacacacgcacacacacacacacacagtgagctGCAGGAGGGTCAAGAGAGGGCTGGGCCGGGCAGAAAGCTGTTATCTGGCCCGTGTCTTACATTCTCCTTTGGAGAGGCTCTTTCCCGGGTCTCAGTGAAACCACGCCCTACTTGGAATTCCCCAGGAGGTCATCCAGAATAGCTCTGCCTATCTAGGTGCAAGAAAGGTCACTGTTTTGCTTCAGCTTTGCAGTGCCTTGAAAGTACCAAGGTTGAACCTCTAGGTACGTCTTGTGGGGAGGGCTCCCAACATTGCTCAGCTCACCAGAATGTTTCTCCTGTAACCCAGACATCGCAAAGCCTGTGTTGCCCACTGAGGTGTCCAGACCAGTCCAGGCCCTGCCGCCCCAGTGCCCAGGTGGCGTTCTCCGGCACGGGGTGCACAACATAGTGGTCTCGCCAGGTGAGGCCTGCTCTGGCTGGGCGGGCACAGGGGAGAAGTTGGGGCATGGGGCTGCTCCCCGAAGGGCATGGGGGAGCTGTGCATGGGATCGCCGCCCGCTGCCTTGCCCCCTGCAGTCTTCCGTCTGGTGCTTCCTTTAGCAGAGACCTGCAGGCCTGTGGGGGCCTCTTGCTTCTCCTCTCCTGTCTCTCACGCTGATGCACAACAGCAGTCTCTGCCTGACCAGGCTGTTGAAGGCAGACAGACAGTGAGGCTGGAAAAATGGCCACAACCATTGGTGGAAGGAAGAGGGGGTGCAGAGGTCTGGCAGTCTGCTCCttagaggaggcagaggagaggtgTCCTCAGGGCGGGACACACCTGAGAAATACCAGGGCTTAGTGAGTGATTCCACCGGAGTCACTACCCAGAGGTCAAAGTGCCATTTGTACCAGCAGAAAAGCAAACAGTGGGAAGGAAGGCCTCTGcctgctctccccaccccaccctctgcctGCTCCCAGAACGCACTCAAGGTGGGGCAGAGGTGACCTGAGGGCGTGCCTGACCCCCTGTCTGCTTGTCCTTCTGCCTCTCTGCACAGTCTCTGGCCACCCCAGGCCTCACTGCTCCCTGCCTGGCCTGAGGCTCAGACCCAGCTTTCATTTGCAGATTGCATCTTGGGGGACGCCCCAAATGGAGAGCAGCTGAGGTGGAACTGCACCATCTACCGGCCCTGGTTCTCCCCTTACAGCTACTTTCTATGCAAGGACAAAGAGAGCCACCTTGAGACCTACAGCTTCCTGGAGGTGCAGCGGGACGAGCGTCAGGGGGACAGCTGCCTCCCAGAGGACACAGCCGATAGCGTCTGctcatcctctccctccccagagaACACCTGCCCCCGAGAGGCCACCAAGAAATCCAGGCCCGGCCCAGACACCACAGACTCCATCACATTCCAGGACATCCTGACGGCCTCCAAGTGGCACCCGGCCCAGCAGAATGGCTACAAGTGTGCATCTTGCTGCCGCCTGTACCCGACGCTGCACTCCCTCAAGAGCCATATCAAGAGGGGCTTCAAGGAGGGCTTCAGCTGCAAGGTGTACTACCACAAGCTCAAAACCCTCTGGTACAAGGAGCAGAAGGCCCGGCCGGGAGACAGGCTCTCCTTGGGCAGCGGCCAGGCCTTCAGGTAGGCCTGCTGGACAGCAGCGGTTTCCTTGTTAGTGGATGACGCCAGGTAAATAGGGGACGATGCCTATTTATGTCTCTGTGGAGATGTCAATAAACCAAAGTCAGTGACGGCCTTTTGTTAAGTGCCAGGTCACCCTGTACCCCATCCTTCCCAGCCTCTGGCCCCCATCCCATTTCCCTTCCGCTGCTGGTTGCCTAGCAACACCAGGCCCATCTCCCTGCCTCTCTGTTTTGAAAGAAGACCCAAAGTATGGGAATATCTTCCGAGATGGTGGTTTTTCAAAGTGAGGTGCGCAGACCAGAAGTGTCAGTATCCCCTGGGAATTTGCTAGAAGTTAAAttctcagacctactgaatcagaacacTGAGGGTGGGCCCCTCGGTCTGTGCTGTAATTGCCCTCTAGGCGATTCTGATGCAGCTCAAGTATGACAGCCGCCGCTCTAGGACCAGGACCTTCCTGCTGCTCCCGCTGTGATCGGTCCTGGCCCCGCGCCATGGGGAACCTTGCGCGGAGGCAGAAGGGCTGAAGGCCCTCTCCTGTCAGCCTGGGGAAGGCTGCATCGGCAGAATCTGCGTGCAGTGTGAAAGCTTCTTAGGTGTTAGATCttctgagggatggaatgggaaggccATGCCTCATGCATAAGCCAGAAGAGAGGCAAATAAGGCTGGGGTCCGTTCCTACCACATGTACCATGATGCTTCTTTTGGAAGGGACATCTCTGGCTGAAGTAGATCATTTTTGACCCATGGGACATGTTGACATAGCTCTGTTGAGTCATGGCAGAAAGGCCAGGTTAAACATGTGAAAACACTGCTTTTAGCACCAAGGAATGTCCCAGCAGATAGCCCTGACCCTTATTCCATTTTCGAGCAAACCTCACAGCCCGCTCTGACACAGAAAAATGGATGAGCATTGAGTGGGCAGCAAGGACACCTGTTTTGCCCATTATGTGGTGGAAGAAAAACAGAGCTTAATGCTCGATGGTCTTATTTTGAGGCTTTTTTTACCTCTCACTTcatctccctggtgactcagtgggctCCTTCACTGCAGGGGCGTGGGGGCGCATTTCCTTTCGGGGACCCTGGCACCCACTGGTTGGCCAATGTGGGGAGGATTTCCTCTGACCCTTCCTGTGGTTATATGGCAACTGTTTCTGAAGCCCCACGTTATGGTTTAGCAAAGCTGCTTCTGTTTAGCACTGTCCTGTTCAAATACCATGTGCGGCTCCTttgtgagggagagagaggctggaCCCAAGGCCCATCGTGTCCCAGTCCTTTGCTGCGAGGCCACTTCCGTCCCCACCCCCAGCGCCCGGCTCCTCACCCCACTCCCTCGCCTCCCTCCACTGCCCACCGCCTCCAGCTGGACCAGGAGCCAGGACATGCAGGTCCCACTCTCCCCTCACGGGGCATGGTGGTCTGCAGGGAGCCTTGACATGACTCTACTTCCAGGGCCTGGTACTCTGAGGGAGCAGAGGAGACTCCAATGACTCTTTAGTCCTCACTCTGACGTCCCACTTCCCTAAATGTTAAAGTCACCTAAGCCCTCGGGAGCTTCCCCTTACAGACGTGACTGTGCACACATGGCCCCGTGACGGGGCTTCTGAAGGAGCACAGGGAGAGGGGGACAGGGAGTGGACCTGGGGAGGCCGCCCACGGTCTCAGCATAGTGTGGGGAGGACCAGGAGAGGACTCATTCTCCCTCAGCCCAGCCCCCGCTCGCTCCTCCAGGACACCCACGCCACGGGCATGGCCAGGAATGTGTGTGCAGGCGCTCTCAGATGTGCCCATCTCTGCAACTCcacgcactgtagcccaccaaactcttctgcccatgggatttcccaggcaagaacattggagcggctggccacttccttctgcagaggaccttctcgacccagggatgaacctgcGCCTCCTGCCACTGGCAGTCATTGGCAGGCgatgctttaccgctgagccacccgggCACAGggcacagttttaaaaaagagagagacagaaagccaTCCAAAGGCTGGGGACTGAGCCCGAGGGCCACAGCACACGCTGAGTGCGTCCTGGCGGGGGTGCAAATTCAGCATTTTCTCCCTAAGGACAAGGTACTTTCCACCTTTCACATTTAATGTAGTGTCATTATGACCCCAGTAGCATTCTCGAtatacagagtactgagtaggtTCAGTGCAGCAGAAATGCATGCAGCACACACCTGCGCTGACCAGGCACCCCTGAGCAGCAACACTGACTGATTCTAAAATGCAGTCTCATTTACTCTTCGTTGAGGCTTTAGTGGGGTActgtattcccattttacaggtga
Proteins encoded in this region:
- the SPATA46 gene encoding spermatogenesis-associated protein 46 — translated: MENFSLLSISGTRISSSALSTLPDIMSSHATSLPDIAKPVLPTEVSRPVQALPPQCPGGVLRHGVHNIVVSPDCILGDAPNGEQLRWNCTIYRPWFSPYSYFLCKDKESHLETYSFLEVQRDERQGDSCLPEDTADSVCSSSPSPENTCPREATKKSRPGPDTTDSITFQDILTASKWHPAQQNGYKCASCCRLYPTLHSLKSHIKRGFKEGFSCKVYYHKLKTLWYKEQKARPGDRLSLGSGQAFR